The following proteins are encoded in a genomic region of Bacteroidales bacterium:
- a CDS encoding TrkH family potassium uptake protein, whose translation MIGKAEIDLKQIINLIGFFLVVEGIFMLSGLPFSLYYHEEPAFTLLLSFLITSGSGGVIWYFTRRKSKDTINKREGFLVVSLTWVTISLFGTLPFIISGTIPSFTDAFFETMSGFTTTGASILTDVEILPRGILFWRSMTHWIGGMGIIVLSVAVFPFLGIGGMQLYSAEMPGVTKDKLHPRITETAKILWGIYVVLTLVETGLLMLGGMTLLDSLCHSFGSMATGGFSTKNTSLGGYSSYIQYIIVIFMILAGTNFTLHYLALHGKLKQIWRNEEFRKYLYILGGVSLVITMFLVWKTGMGWEKAFRDALFQVVSIVTTTGYFTSDYLVWPGALWFFIFLLMFIGGMAGSTGGGIKVVRQLLLFKNVGKELKRAIHPQGVIPVRMNHEAVPQEIIYKVMAFFQLYILIFIFGAMFLSFLGLDFETAIGASISALGNIGPGLGNVGPVGNYAFIPATGKWLLSFLMLLGRLELFTVLILITPSFWKR comes from the coding sequence ATGATTGGTAAAGCAGAAATTGACCTAAAACAGATTATCAATCTTATTGGATTTTTTCTGGTAGTTGAGGGGATTTTTATGTTGTCCGGCCTGCCTTTCTCTTTATATTACCATGAGGAACCTGCCTTTACGCTTCTGTTATCTTTTCTTATCACTTCCGGCAGCGGAGGGGTTATCTGGTATTTTACCCGCAGGAAAAGCAAGGATACGATCAACAAGCGGGAAGGCTTCCTGGTAGTCAGCCTGACCTGGGTAACTATCAGCTTGTTTGGGACCCTGCCTTTCATTATCAGTGGCACTATTCCTTCGTTTACAGATGCTTTCTTTGAAACCATGTCGGGCTTTACTACCACGGGAGCATCTATCCTGACCGATGTGGAAATCCTTCCGCGGGGAATTCTCTTCTGGCGCAGCATGACCCACTGGATAGGCGGAATGGGTATTATCGTTTTATCTGTCGCAGTATTTCCTTTCCTTGGTATTGGGGGAATGCAGCTATATTCTGCTGAAATGCCGGGGGTCACGAAGGACAAGTTGCATCCGCGCATAACTGAAACAGCTAAGATCTTATGGGGTATCTACGTTGTGCTGACCCTCGTGGAAACAGGTTTGTTAATGCTGGGAGGCATGACCCTGCTCGACAGCTTGTGTCATTCATTCGGATCGATGGCCACAGGCGGTTTTTCCACGAAAAATACCAGTCTCGGAGGGTATTCTAGCTATATCCAATATATTATCGTCATTTTTATGATCCTGGCCGGAACAAATTTTACCCTGCATTACCTGGCATTACACGGAAAATTAAAACAAATATGGCGCAATGAAGAATTCAGGAAATACCTTTATATCCTGGGGGGAGTAAGCCTTGTCATTACTATGTTTTTAGTATGGAAAACCGGCATGGGTTGGGAAAAAGCCTTCAGGGATGCTTTATTCCAGGTGGTTTCCATTGTCACGACAACCGGCTATTTCACTTCTGATTATTTAGTATGGCCAGGGGCACTATGGTTCTTTATTTTTTTACTGATGTTCATCGGAGGTATGGCCGGTTCGACAGGTGGCGGGATCAAAGTAGTCCGCCAGTTACTGCTTTTTAAAAATGTTGGAAAAGAATTGAAACGAGCGATACATCCTCAGGGTGTTATCCCGGTCAGGATGAATCATGAAGCTGTCCCGCAGGAGATTATTTATAAAGTGATGGCTTTTTTCCAGCTCTACATCCTGATCTTTATCTTCGGGGCCATGTTTCTGTCGTTTCTTGGCCTCGACTTCGAAACGGCTATTGGAGCCAGCATTTCTGCTCTTGGTAACATAGGCCCGGGGCTCGGAAATGTTGGTCCTGTTGGAAATTATGCTTTCATCCCGGCAACCGGTAAATGGTTAC
- the trkA gene encoding Trk system potassium transporter TrkA: MRIIIAGDGEVGLYLAQELSKEDHQITMIVPTEELVKSIESHSDILATVGDSTLISVLKRADVKKADLLISGLHEERINILTAALGKKIGAIKTIARINTLEYLSDENRKMFQELGVDHLVCPEDIAATEVVDLLKQTAATETFDFSEGKLSLFLVRLEKNAPVLNKTLDQLAKEYVHLHFRTVAIHRNRKTLIPKGNDMFLENDLAYVITKPQGISDLLKLSGKSRITIHNLMILGGGRVGRTVARRLEQSMNIKLIEKDKERAIQLANMLDNCLVIHGDARDIQLLEDEDISGMDAFVALTDNSETNILACLHAKKFGVPRTIALVENIDYIDISQNIGIDTIVCKKLSTASNIIRFTMNSEVTSIKCLSAINAEVLELVTKPHSPVTKAPIRKLKFPKGAIIGGIVRGPDSFIAVGDFQIQEGDKVVVFALPEAVHAVDELFHES; this comes from the coding sequence ATGAGGATTATCATAGCCGGGGACGGTGAAGTCGGCCTTTATCTGGCACAGGAATTATCCAAAGAAGACCACCAAATCACGATGATCGTTCCAACAGAGGAATTGGTCAAATCGATAGAATCGCATAGCGACATCCTGGCAACCGTTGGTGATTCCACCCTGATTTCGGTGCTGAAAAGGGCAGATGTGAAAAAGGCCGATTTGCTTATTTCCGGACTGCACGAAGAACGGATCAATATCTTAACCGCCGCACTTGGTAAAAAGATCGGGGCAATTAAGACCATTGCGCGGATAAATACCCTTGAGTACCTTTCGGATGAGAACCGTAAAATGTTCCAGGAACTGGGTGTCGATCACCTGGTCTGTCCTGAAGATATCGCGGCCACTGAAGTGGTGGACCTTCTGAAACAAACGGCTGCCACTGAAACCTTTGATTTTTCTGAAGGAAAGCTCTCACTCTTTCTTGTTCGGTTGGAAAAAAATGCCCCTGTACTGAATAAAACCCTCGACCAGCTCGCAAAAGAGTATGTTCACCTGCATTTCAGGACCGTGGCCATCCACCGGAACCGGAAAACGCTCATACCCAAAGGAAACGATATGTTCCTTGAAAATGACCTCGCGTATGTGATCACTAAACCGCAAGGGATCAGTGATCTGCTCAAACTGAGCGGAAAATCCAGGATCACTATCCATAACCTGATGATATTAGGCGGAGGAAGAGTGGGTCGTACTGTGGCCAGACGATTGGAACAATCCATGAATATCAAGCTGATCGAGAAAGATAAGGAACGGGCGATACAACTAGCTAACATGCTGGATAACTGCCTGGTGATCCATGGTGATGCCCGTGACATCCAATTACTTGAAGATGAAGATATTTCAGGGATGGATGCCTTCGTGGCGCTGACTGACAACTCGGAAACCAATATCCTTGCCTGCCTGCATGCGAAAAAATTTGGGGTGCCCCGTACCATCGCGCTTGTCGAAAATATAGATTATATCGACATCTCCCAAAACATCGGGATAGATACGATCGTATGTAAAAAACTCAGTACGGCCAGCAATATCATCCGGTTTACGATGAATTCAGAAGTGACTTCCATCAAATGCCTCAGCGCTATTAATGCGGAAGTCCTGGAACTGGTTACCAAGCCCCATTCACCGGTGACCAAAGCGCCAATCCGAAAATTAAAATTCCCCAAAGGGGCCATCATCGGCGGGATTGTGCGTGGACCGGACAGTTTTATAGCCGTTGGTGATTTCCAGATCCAGGAAGGTGATAAGGTCGTGGTCTTCGCACTGCCGGAAGCTGTCCATGCCGTCGATGAATTGTTCCATGAAAGCTGA